GGAATATCGAGAAAGTCGACCTCTTGGCGATATCGTCAAGAGTGATGAGCTTCATACCGAAACGTAGGTCAGGCTTGTCGGTGCCGTACGAACCAATACATTCGTCGTAGGTGAGCCTTTGAAAAGAACCGCCAATAGTGACTCCTAAACTTTTGTCGAAGATCGTAGCAACAAGGCCTTCGATAATATCGAAGAGCTCTTCGGTAGTAGAGAACGACATCTCCATGTCTATCTGTGTAAATTCTGGCTGCCTGTCAGCACGAAGGTCTTCGTCGCGGAAACATGGAGCTATCTGGAAATATTTGTCGAGGCCAGAGACCATAAGTAGCTGTTTGAAGATCTGCGGCGACTGTGGAAGCGCATAGAACGAGCCAGGATATATCCTCGAAGGAACAAGATAATCGCGAGCGCCTTCAGGAGTAGACTTCCCAAGGATAGGAGTCTGTATCTCCATGAAACCCTTAGAGTCGAAGAAATTCCTTGTCGCAAGCATAGCACTATGACGCAGGGCAAGGTTTTTTATTATTCCACCACGGCGGACGTCAAGGTATCGATAACGTAGGCGTAGCTCTTCGTTGACGTTTATTACCTCGTCACAAACGGAGAACGGTGGCGTCTTGGACTTCGACAACACAGCAACGTCACTAACCTCTACTTCGATGTCACCAGTGTCAAGGCTGGAGTTCGCCATGCCGTCGGCACGGGCGATGACGGTGCCTTTAACGGAAACAACCCACTCGGAACGGAAAGTTTCGGCAATAGCATGACGTTCTTTGTCGACTTCAGGGTCGAAGACCGCCTGCGTGAAACCATATCGGTCTCTGATATCTATAAAGATAAGACCTCCAAGGTTGCGATGGAGATGTACCCACCCAGAAAGCGTTACCTCTTTGCCGATGTCTTCTTTGCGAAGCTCTCCACAAGTATGTGTTCTGCGATAGTCAAACATAGAAATTTCTGTTTCCTTGAGTTATGATGTTAAAATGTCAGCAAGAGCATCGAGAGCGGCGTCGCGGACGTCGCCAGAAGACATCTCTTTGACCTTCACAGTGCCGGAAGCAAGCTCGTCGGCGCCGACGACGACAGAATACTTGGCGCCAATGCTGTCGGCATATCCCATGACTTTCTTGAGCTTCTTCCCAGAGAAATCCATCTCTGCAGCGATGCCTTTGTCCCTAAGATTCTGTAGCACCAGAAAACAGCGGCTTCGTGCTTCGTCGCCAAGAGGTATTATATATAGTGTAGGGTGTGGCTTTTCAGGGAATTTGGCCCCCTGGGAAAGCATCGTCATGATGACACGCTCGATGCCAATGCCGAAGCCTATAGCAGGGAGATCAGGGCCGCCGAGAGTCTTGATAAGACTGTCATATCTACCGCCACCGCCGATGCTGTTCTGCGCGCCGAGATCGTCGGCAGTAGCTTCGAAGACAGTATTACTATAATAGTCAAGACCCCTGACGAGACTAGGCGTGATATCATAAGGAATAGAAAGATCATCAAGTAAAGAACACACCTGAGAAAAATGGTCGCGGCATTCGTCGTTGAGACTATCGAGAATAGAAGGAACTTCACGAATAAATTGCTGGTCTTCGGGAGCTTTGGAGTCCAAAATACGTAGAGGGTTCTTCTCGAAGCGCTCTTTGCTATCGGCAGAAAGCTCAGGAAGATGAGGACGTAAGACGTCTTGTAAAACATCACGGAAACGATTGCGGCTTTCGGCGTCGCCGACGGAATTAATCTTTATAGAAAATTTCTCGATGCCAAGGCGTTTGTAGAAATTGTACATCATAGCAATGACCTCAGCATCATGCTCAGGAGCGCCACCACCAATAGCCTCTACACCAAACTGATGGTGCTGGCGATACCGTCCCGCCTGCTGCCTCTCATAGCGGAACATCGGAGCAATATAGAATAGCTTGTTTAAAGGAGAACTGTGGTGCATGCTCTTCTCCAAAAAAGAACGTAACACAGAAGCAGTACCTTCAGGACGTAACGTCATAGAACGTCCACCCTTATCATCAAAGGTATACATCTCCTTGGTGACGATGTCCGACGTCTCGCCAACACCCCTTTTGAAAAGTTCCGTGCGCTCGAATAGCGGTGTCCTGATCTCACGGAAACCATATTCATAAGAAATACGACGTATCACACCCTCAACATAAGCCCATAAGTCCGACGCCTGCCAAGATAACTCTTCTTTGACGGGATTAGGAACAATATCAAAGACACCCTTAGGAATAGAAATATTCATAGCAAAACCTTATACACCTTTATAGATGCCACGATTATACCCACCACAAACAAAATCGTCAAGTTAAGGGTGCTCCGCGCACCCTTAACAATCCCGCGACAAAGCAAAGCGCTAAGGCGAAACGCCCTCGCGCCGTGCTTTGCCTTCGATGTCAACACCATCGTTTCAACCCGCAATTACTACCAAATCCATGGCCAACCATCTACAGCTGAAGGCAACCTTTTATACGTTTCTCCTCGGCCATGTCTCAAGACATGCCCTTGTCAAAATGTATAAAATTTTACCTCCATCTGTAGCGGTTGACCACAGATTTGGTAATAATCGCGGGTTCGATGGCGATGAGGAATTTATACCTGTGATTGCCAGTTAAGATTATAACCTGTTGTTGTAGAAGAATCAGGAGATGGATCGATTCACAATTCCTTCATTAACAGCCCTAAGTCGTCAAGGTTTTTATACTCAAGTAATAAACTTTCAAATGCCTCTTCGACTAAACTTTCAAATGTCTTTTTGGCCTCACATTTTTTAAATAATTTGTTTTTTGTAAGCGTTTTTTTTATTGTTTCTGCTCTTTTTGCTACAAAAACTTTGTCAAAACTAAGTTGATAGCTCTCAAGAGTAGGAGAATCTTCTTTAATAAAACACACAAGGCCTTTATTAGGGTTATAAATAGTTTGTGCTAAGATAGGTAAAGTAGTGATTTCTTGTCCAGAGTCATACAAGATTTTCAGAGCGCTCTTAACAGTTTTTATGCCTGTTTTAGTCACTTTCGCCGTAGCTTCTATAAAACAATCAGTAGGATATGTATATCTTTCAGAATATTTATATCCTTTATAACATGTACCGTCATAATAATGAGAAGTTTTTTCATTATCAGCAGTAAGAAACATTTTTTTTCTATGTTCATAGACAAGGTCAAAAGCCTCTTGACCTAACGAATCTACTTGTGCTTCCTGTCTGGCACGCGTTCCATCTTCTCGTTGTGGTGGTGGTGCTAATTCTGATTGTTCTTTGCTTGGTGTTTGTGTCCTTACTAATATTTCTGGTCCTACTATTTCTAACTCCATATCCCATAAACCTCTTTCGATTTTATATAAATAAAGCAAAAGTTTAGCGCTTAACAGAATATAAAAAAAAGGATTTCTTGTTGGGCTGGGTTTAAAAAAAGCTGTAAGGTCAAATTTTCATCGCCATCGTTTCGATGGTGATGACGGCGGCGACAAAGCAAAATGTAAAGGCGAAACGCCTTTACATTTTGCTTTGTCGCTTACATGGGGAGTCCAGAGGAGAATTTCTCCTCTGGCGCGGTTTGTCAAGGGTGCGGAACCCTTGACATTGTAGTAGTGGAGTCTGAGATTAGGCTATTGAGATCGTTGTAGAGGCTATTGCTGACGTAGTCGTGTAGGCTCATGGATTCTACGACGGTTTTGAAGACGGGGAAGTTTTCGTATGGGGATTTTTTTACGTATGACGCGAAGAATTTCTCTAGTGCTCCTTCGATGATATTGTGGTGTGTCAGTGCTTCTTCTTTGTAGCGTTGTTCTATTAGGGAGTATTGCTCGTCGAAGTCTTCGAAGGGTTTTCTGTTGTATGAGGCCAGGAGTGCGACGATATCTTCGGAGATGATGTTTAGTGAAGCGTGGCGTGTTTTAACTAGTTGTGCTAGGGCTTCGTGCATCATGGTACGATATATTATGGCGTTCTCATCTTCGAGGCCTTCGCCTTCGAAGACGTTGAGGGCGGTGGTTTCGCCATCGTAAGAGGGGATGCTAGGCATGGCGATGTCTATGGTGTCGTCGTCGATGAAGAGCATAGCGCCGCTGGAGATAGGGGCTTCTACTAAAGCGCTACGTGTTATCTTTTTGGAGGTGCTGTCGAAGGTGAGGTGTCCCATGATGAAACCTTTCAGCGCAGGATGGCCTGCGAGCTTTAGGTATGTTTCGTAGCCTTTCTTCGTCGTTATCGGCATATACAACACGGTATCGTTGCGGGAAGCGAGGTTTTTGCTGATGAAAGACGCTGCTTCGTTGTCATAGACGGTGGAGTCTGAAGGGAAGATATTACTAGTAACTTCTTTTAGTACGGCGGTGCTGAAGGGGAAGAAACGTGGTGCGTTGTATACGACATTCTTTGCGCCAGGATGCTCTATGGCGAGAGACTCTGGAGGGGCGAAGCCCATGCCATTGCCGTCGTCGAGAGAAGATAGTGTTATTACGGGTTCTTTTTTTGCGAGAGCGGCGATGTCTGAAGCAAGAGATGCGTTTATGAAGAGGGTGTTGTTAAAAAGGTCTTCCCAGGCCTTTACGTTAGAAACTTTGTGCAATATCATCGTCGTGCTGTCGAGGAGGTACGAGGCCTTTGGGAAAATACTCTGCATCGGCGATGGCGATGGCGTAGCAAGAAGGGCATAGTGCGATAGGTTACTGTTGGTGATGATGTTGACTTTGTACTTAGACGATCCTAATATTCCACGGCTGCTTATGGGGAACGCAGTCCTGTAGCCGTCGGGAAGGACGGCATCGTAGTGAGCTTTTAATAGCAATGGCGATGTGTAGTCGTTGGCAGCACCGGGATCATCGCTGCGGGTAAGCTGCGCATGGGCGAGAGCCATGGAGATATCAACGAGGTCGCGTGCGGCGCTATGTTCTGCGGCGGCGGTGTTGCGCGACATAACATCATACCCGTGCCATAACGCAAAAGCAGCGGACAGTGCCACGACAAAAACTGCGGCATGACGCCACAGCGTAAAAACTTTTCTGAGAGGTTTCAAAAAATTAAAGCTGCGACGAGGACGCCGAGCAGGAAAGTTTTCTCCGGGCTTCTCGTAGTATGGCTCTTCGTATGTAGGAGAGGGTTTTGCTGCGGCAACGGTGGCATTATTCGACGGTGACGAAGCGGTGTCGATGCCATAGCGACTGTCGATCTCTGCAAAAAAAGATTCCTCCGAAGGAGAAACGAAATCAGAACGACGCTTTTTTGGTTTTAAAGGCGACAAGACGACCTCATCGAGGAGGGTGTCGATGTCGACTCTTTTATCGGAGCGAGGCTTCTCGTAAGAGAAGTCTTCATCGAAAGAATATTTGGCTGAAGGTGTTATGGTCTCGGAGACCACGTCTTCAAGGATTTCTTCGAACGCCGCATCAGAAGAGGCAGGATTAGTAGCGCCTTGCAAAAGGTCGCCGAAAATATCGTCAAAGTCGTCGTTCGATGTGAAGTTGTCGTTGTCCATATTAGCATTTCCCTTCTATATATTAGATAAAGGAAGTTTTATCATAAGGAGGATAAGGCGTCAATGATGGTTTGACATTAATCGTAAGATTCGTCATCGTAGGACAAATTGTTTTGTTTTTTGTAGATATTAACAAAAGAGGAAAATCCATGAGAAAGTTGATAAATATCTTTAAGCCCGCACCGTTCATCGAGACTATGGCAGACGAAGAGCAGGTGAAGAAAAGCTATAAATATTGGCGTATACGAACCTTCTACGCGATGTATATAGGGTATGTGTTTTATTACTTCACAAGGAAAAGCTTCATATTCGCCATGCCGGCACTAATCGCCGACCTTGGCTTTAGCATCACAGACCTAGGAATACTGGCGAGTATCCTCTCTATAACCTATGGCGTCAGCAAGTTCGCCAGCGGCATCCTCGGTGACAGGTCAAACCCTCGATATATTATGAGCTTCGGACTAATAATAACGGGTTTTATAAATATCTTCTTCGGGATGTCTTCGTCGATATATGCTTTCGCAATATTCTGGGGGCTGAACGGATGGTTCCAAGGGTTCGGATGGCCGCCGGCATGTAGACTGCTAACACACTGGTATTCACAAAAAGAAAGAGGGACGTGGTGGTCGCTGTGGAGTACTTCGCATAATGTCGGGGGAGCGATAATCCCGCTATTAGTAGCATTTTGTGTGCTTCATTACGGATGGCGGTATGCTATGTATGTCCCAGGAGTCCTTTGTATCGTGGTAGGGCTCTTCATAATGAACAGACTCCGTGACACCCCGCAATCACTAGGGCTTCCTTCGATAGAGAACTTCAAGGACGA
The sequence above is drawn from the Waddliaceae bacterium genome and encodes:
- the aspS gene encoding aspartate--tRNA ligase, translating into MFDYRRTHTCGELRKEDIGKEVTLSGWVHLHRNLGGLIFIDIRDRYGFTQAVFDPEVDKERHAIAETFRSEWVVSVKGTVIARADGMANSSLDTGDIEVEVSDVAVLSKSKTPPFSVCDEVINVNEELRLRYRYLDVRRGGIIKNLALRHSAMLATRNFFDSKGFMEIQTPILGKSTPEGARDYLVPSRIYPGSFYALPQSPQIFKQLLMVSGLDKYFQIAPCFRDEDLRADRQPEFTQIDMEMSFSTTEELFDIIEGLVATIFDKSLGVTIGGSFQRLTYDECIGSYGTDKPDLRFGMKLITLDDIAKRSTFSIFLENLKGGNTVKGLCVKGGTNISRRQIDEYTAFVGEFGVKGLAWMKRNDEGVLTSSIVKFFDEGLQQELIDALDIAPGDLIFIVADEKNRTNQALDHLRRRLAKDRDLIEAGKYEFLWVTDYPLMSWNAEEERLDSEHHPFTAPHPEDAHLLDSDATKVRSLSYDLVVNGYELASGSQRIHDEMTQKKIFELLKLSEEEIQGRFGFFVEALNYGTPPHIGIGIGFDRLLMVMIGTENIRDVIAFPKTQKASDLMSEAPSAVDDIQLQDLKITIKD
- a CDS encoding histidine--tRNA ligase, whose amino-acid sequence is MNISIPKGVFDIVPNPVKEELSWQASDLWAYVEGVIRRISYEYGFREIRTPLFERTELFKRGVGETSDIVTKEMYTFDDKGGRSMTLRPEGTASVLRSFLEKSMHHSSPLNKLFYIAPMFRYERQQAGRYRQHHQFGVEAIGGGAPEHDAEVIAMMYNFYKRLGIEKFSIKINSVGDAESRNRFRDVLQDVLRPHLPELSADSKERFEKNPLRILDSKAPEDQQFIREVPSILDSLNDECRDHFSQVCSLLDDLSIPYDITPSLVRGLDYYSNTVFEATADDLGAQNSIGGGGRYDSLIKTLGGPDLPAIGFGIGIERVIMTMLSQGAKFPEKPHPTLYIIPLGDEARSRCFLVLQNLRDKGIAAEMDFSGKKLKKVMGYADSIGAKYSVVVGADELASGTVKVKEMSSGDVRDAALDALADILTS